From Equus przewalskii isolate Varuska chromosome 17, EquPr2, whole genome shotgun sequence, the proteins below share one genomic window:
- the KLHL41 gene encoding kelch-like protein 41 — protein MDSQRELAEELRLYQSTLLQDGLKDLLDEKKFIDCTLKAGDKSLPCHRLILSACSPYFREYFLSEIDEAKKKEVVLDNVDPAVLDLIIKYLYSATIDLNDANVQDIFALASRFQIPSVFTVCVSYLQKRLAPGNCLAILRLGLLLDCPRLAISAREFVSDRFVQICKEEDFMQLSPQELISVISNDSLNVEKEEAVFEAVMKWVRTDKENRVKNLSEVFDCIRFRLMTEKYFKDHVEKDDIIKSNPELQKKIKVLKDAFAGKLPEPSKNAEKAGAGEVNGDVGDEDLLPGYLNDIPRHGMFVKDLILLVNDTAAVAYDPTENECYLTALAEQIPRNHSSIVTQQNQVYVVGGLYVDEENKDQPLQSYFFQLDNVASEWVGLPPLPSARCLFGLGEVDDKIYVVAGKDLQTEASLDSVLCYDPVAAKWNEVKKLPIKVYGHNVISHKGMIYCLGGKTDDKKCTNRVFVYNPKKGDWKDLAPMKTPRSMFGVAIHKGRIVIAGGVTEDGLSASVEAFDLITNKWEVMTEFPQERSSISLVSLAGSLYAIGGFAMIQLESKEFAPTEVNDIWKYEDDKKEWAGMLKEIRYASGASCLATRLNLFKLSKL, from the exons ATGGATTCCCAGCGGGAACTCGCAGAGGAACTGCGGCTTTACCAATCCACCCTTCTTCAGGATGGTTTAAAAGATCTCCTGGATGAGAAAAAATTCATCGATTGCACACTAAAAGCAGGTGACAAAAGTCTTCCTTGCCACAGATTGATTTTGTCAGCTTGTAGTCCTTACTTCCGTGAgtattttttatctgaaattgaTGAAGCGAAAAAAAAGGAGGTAGTACTAGATAATGTGGATCCTGCTGTCCTGGATTTAATCATCAAGTACCTGTACTCTGCCACTATTGATCTCAACGATGCAAACGTGCAAGATATTTTTGCGTTGGCCAGCCGCTTTCAGATCCCCTCAGTGTTCACTGTCTGCGTTTCTTATCTTCAGAAGAGACTTGCTCCTGGTAACTGTCTAGCCATCCTAAGATTAGGACTTCTTCTTGACTGCCCGAGACTCGCCATCTCTGCCCGTGAATTTGTGTCTGATCGCTTTGTACAGATTTGTAAGGAAGAGGACTTTATGCAACTGTCTCCACAGGAACTGATCTCAGTCATTTCAAATGACAGCCTCAACgtggaaaaggaagaagcagtATTTGAGGCAGTGATGAAATGGGTGcgaacagacaaagaaaacagggtTAAAAACCTTAGCGAAGTGTTTGATTGTATCCGTTTTCGCCttatgacagaaaaatattttaaagatcacGTTGAGAAAGATGATATAATTAAAAGCAACCCAGAActccagaaaaaaatcaaagttctcAAAGATGCCTTCGCAGGCAAACTCCCAGAACCTAGCAAAAATGCAGAGAAGGCTGGGGCTGGTGAGGTGAATGGTGATGTTGGTGATGAAGATTTACTTCCTGGTTACCTGAATGACATTCCCAGGCACGGAATGTTTGTCAAAGACCTCATCCTCTTGGTTAATGACACAGCTGCCGTGGCTTATGATCCCACAGAAAATGAATGCTACCTTACTGCACTGGCTGAGCAGATTCCCAGAAATCATTCCAGCATCGTTACCCAACAAAATCAGGTGTACGTGGTTGGAGGACTGTATgtggatgaagaaaataaggatcAACCTCTACAGTCGTACTTCTTCCAG cttgaTAATGTAGCATCTGAGTGGGTTGGACTTccacctctgccttcagccaGGTGTCTGTTTGGTCTAGGAGAGGTAGATGACAAAATCTATGTAGTTGCAGGCAAAGACCTTCAAACAGAGGCTTCGCTGGATTCAGTGTTATGCTATGATCCTGT GGCTGCAAAATGGAATGAAGTTAAAAAACTTCCTATCAAAGTCTATGGCCATAATGTGATTTCACATAAGGGGATGATATATTGTCTAGGAGGAAAGACAGATGACAA AAAGTGTACAAACAGAGTGTTTGTCTACAACCCCAAAAAAGGAGACTGGAAAGATCTAGCTCCAATGAAAACCCCTCGGTCGATGTTTGGAGTGGCAATCCATAAAGGCAGGATTGTGATTGCTGGAGGTGTCACTGAAGACGGTCTTTCAGCTTCAGTTGAAGCTTTTGACCTCATAACCAACAA ATGGGAAGTCATGACCGAATTTCCCCAAGAAAGAAGTTCCATTAGTTTGGTCAGCCTGGCTGGATCCCTGTATGCCATCGGTGGTTTTGCCATGATTCAACTAGAGTCTAAAGAATTTGCACCAACTGAAGTCAATGACATATGGAA